A DNA window from Bacillota bacterium contains the following coding sequences:
- a CDS encoding polysaccharide deacetylase family protein — MEGLAEGLLALFGTWAFLPDLWLRIRSRRVLCERRTQGGKIALTFDDGPDPRVTPLILDILAGRGVRATFFLVARRALEHPDLVREIIKRGHEVGSHGMNHLPFWVLSPGRTRFEIREAARCLRNLTGQVVSYFRPPWGSFNLLTYFYAKQEGQRIILWTLDSCDWFFLAPDRSIIKRVLRRVRGGSVILFHDGRGAGRKGIALVKALPVLLEKLQEKGYAPVPVGELLNV, encoded by the coding sequence GTGGAAGGGCTCGCTGAAGGATTGCTCGCTTTATTTGGAACGTGGGCTTTTCTGCCCGATCTCTGGTTACGCATCCGGAGCCGCCGGGTCTTGTGCGAAAGGCGGACACAGGGAGGGAAGATAGCCTTAACCTTTGATGATGGACCGGATCCCCGCGTCACGCCTCTCATTTTGGACATCCTGGCCGGGCGGGGTGTTCGGGCCACCTTTTTTCTCGTTGCGAGGAGAGCCCTGGAGCACCCGGATCTCGTCCGGGAAATTATTAAAAGGGGACACGAAGTGGGAAGTCACGGGATGAACCACCTCCCCTTTTGGGTCCTTTCGCCGGGGCGGACGCGGTTTGAGATCAGAGAGGCAGCGCGTTGTCTAAGAAACCTTACAGGCCAGGTAGTTTCTTATTTCAGGCCACCCTGGGGGAGTTTTAATTTGCTCACTTATTTTTATGCAAAGCAGGAGGGCCAGAGGATCATCCTCTGGACGCTGGATTCCTGCGACTGGTTTTTTCTGGCACCGGACCGGAGCATTATCAAGCGGGTTCTCCGGCGGGTCCGGGGGGGTTCGGTGATCCTGTTTCACGACGGCCGGGGAGCAGGCCGAAAGGGTATTGCCCTGGTCAAGGCGTTGCCGGTCCTGCTCGAAAAATTGCAAGAAAAGGGTTATGCGCCGGTTCCTGTCGGCGAGCTTCTGAATGTATGA
- a CDS encoding divergent PAP2 family protein — MTVGSVVTRILSFARHRLFYILAVMSMVLWGGPRFLPVLFHDRYILSSLLSVFCSQGMKPFTAARTEKDGFAWGRAFRCGGMPSSHAAVAAALTTSLGIDYGWNSPFFQIAAVLGGIVIYDAVTLRRVVGEHSRLLKEMIREKTKVCPLFGEMVGHTLPEASVGILIGVLCAVVVVWG, encoded by the coding sequence ATGACTGTAGGGAGCGTTGTGACGCGAATTTTGAGCTTCGCCCGGCACCGCTTGTTTTATATCCTGGCGGTGATGAGCATGGTTTTGTGGGGCGGACCCCGCTTTCTCCCGGTACTTTTTCACGATCGCTACATCCTTTCCAGTTTGTTGAGCGTTTTCTGCTCTCAAGGAATGAAGCCCTTTACGGCGGCGCGGACGGAAAAAGACGGTTTCGCCTGGGGGCGGGCCTTCAGGTGCGGCGGGATGCCGAGTTCGCACGCGGCAGTGGCGGCTGCCCTCACCACCTCTCTGGGGATCGATTACGGCTGGAACTCCCCCTTCTTTCAAATTGCAGCAGTTCTGGGGGGGATCGTCATTTACGACGCGGTTACGCTGCGCCGGGTTGTAGGTGAACACTCCCGCCTCTTGAAGGAAATGATTCGCGAGAAAACAAAAGTTTGTCCCCTCTTTGGTGAGATGGTGGGACATACCCTGCCCGAGGCCTCGGTGGGAATTTTGATCGGAGTGCTTTGTGCAGTTGTGGTGGTGTGGGGTTAG
- a CDS encoding class I SAM-dependent methyltransferase: MGLDETGETMVSTKEFEFSLPGLNLSLEIVANMEELITDPEDDERIPYWAELWPAARGLAQYIWESVDFRGESVLELGAGLGLPGLVAALKGGKVTITDYQPPALEIAARNASKNGIEGVTFVCADWRDFPLGARFDWIIGSDILYNPRSNPYVAQIIERNLAPGGQLLFAHPGRKVTNDFIRELVRLKGMKEKQSSLPVLVDHPHFPFYEIDIHHLFLI; the protein is encoded by the coding sequence GTGGGGTTAGACGAAACGGGGGAAACGATGGTCAGCACGAAAGAGTTTGAATTTTCTCTCCCGGGTTTAAACCTCTCTTTGGAAATTGTAGCCAATATGGAGGAACTCATTACCGACCCGGAGGACGATGAGCGAATTCCTTACTGGGCCGAGCTCTGGCCTGCGGCGCGCGGCCTGGCCCAGTACATTTGGGAATCTGTTGATTTTCGGGGTGAAAGTGTTCTCGAACTGGGGGCGGGTTTGGGGCTGCCCGGTCTGGTGGCCGCACTGAAGGGCGGGAAGGTAACCATCACAGACTACCAGCCCCCCGCGCTGGAAATCGCGGCCCGCAATGCAAGCAAAAACGGGATTGAGGGGGTTACCTTTGTCTGCGCGGACTGGCGGGATTTTCCTTTAGGCGCCCGGTTTGATTGGATTATCGGGTCCGACATTCTTTACAACCCCAGGTCCAATCCTTATGTGGCACAAATCATCGAGCGCAACCTGGCACCGGGCGGCCAGCTTCTCTTTGCCCACCCGGGCCGGAAAGTCACCAACGACTTTATCCGGGAACTCGTCCGCCTGAAAGGGATGAAAGAGAAGCAGAGTTCTCTTCCGGTCCTGGTAGATCACCCTCATTTTCCTTTTTATGAAATCGATATTCACCACTTATTCTTAATTTAA